In Macaca fascicularis isolate 582-1 chromosome 15, T2T-MFA8v1.1, one genomic interval encodes:
- the INSL4 gene encoding early placenta insulin-like peptide, translating to MPSLFWSHLPAIWLLLSQLLRESLAAELKGCGPRFGKRMLSYCPMPEKTFTTTPGGWLLESGRPTETVSTSNNKDGKTLGTTSEFIPNLSPELKKPLSDGQPSLKKIILSRKKRNGHHGFDPFCCEVICDDGTSVKLCT from the exons ATGCCCAGTCTGTTCTGGTCCCATCTGCCAGCAATCTGGCTGCTGCTGAGCCAACTCCTTAGAGAAAGTCTAGCAGCAGAGCTGAAGGGATGTGGTCCCCGATTTGGAAAAAGGATGCTGTCATATTGCCCCATGCCTGAAAAGACATTCACCACCACCCCAGGAGGGTGGCTGCTGGAATCTGGACGACCCACAG AAACGGTGTCAACCTCCAACAACAAAGATGGAAAAACCTTAGGTACAACATCAGAATTCATTCCTAACTTGTCACCGGAGCTGAAGAAACCACTGTCTGACGGGCAGCCAtcattgaagaaaataatactttcccgaaaaaagagaaatggacaTCACGGATTTGATCCATTCTGTTGTGAAGTGATTTGTGATGATGGAACTTCAGTTAAATTATGTACATAG